One genomic segment of Mus pahari chromosome 4, PAHARI_EIJ_v1.1, whole genome shotgun sequence includes these proteins:
- the Gtf2b gene encoding transcription initiation factor IIB: MASTSRLDALPRVTCPNHPDAILVEDYRAGDMICPECGLVVGDRVIDVGSEWRTFSNDKATKDPSRVGDSQNPLLSDGDLSTMIGKGTGAASFDEFGNSKYQNRRTMSSSDRAMMNAFKEITTMADRINLPRNIVDRTNNLFKQVYEQKSLKGRANDAIASACLYIACRQEGVPRTFKEICAVSRISKKEIGRCFKLILKALETSVDLITTGDFMSRFCSNLCLPKQVQMAATHIARKAVELDLVPGRSPISVAAAAIYMASQASAEKRTQKEIGDIAGVADVTIRQSYRLIYPRAPDLFPSDFKFDTPVDKLPQL, translated from the exons TTTGGATGCTCTCCCAAGAGTCACATGTCCGAATCATCCAGATGCAATTTTAGTTGAGGACTACAGAGCTGGCGATATGATCTGTCCTGAATGTGGCCTAGTTGTAG GGGACCGAGTTATTGATGTGGGATCTGAATGGAGAACTTTCAGCAATGACAAAGCAACAAAAGACCCATCTAGAGTTGGAGACTCTCAGAATCCTCTTCTGAGTGATGGAGATTTGTCCACCATGATTGGCAAG GGTACAGGAGCTGCAAGTTTTGATGAGTTTGGCAATTCTAAGTATCAGAACCGGAGAACAATGAGTAGTTCTGATAGAGCAATGATGAACGCATTCAAGGAAATCACGACCATGGCAGACAGAATCAACCTCCCTCGCAATATAGTT GATCGAACAAATAATTTATTCAAGCAAGTGTATGAGCAGAAGAGCCTGAAGGGAAGAGCCAATGATGCGATAGCTTCTGCTTGTCTGTACATCGCCTGTAGACAAGAAGGCGTTCCCAGGACATTTAAAG aaatATGTGCTGTGTCTCGAATCTCTAAGAAAGAAATTGGCCGCTGTTTTAAACTGATTTTGAAAGCTCTGGAAACCAGCGTGGATCTTATCACAACTGGGGACTTCATGTCCAGGTTCTGCTCCAACCTTTGCCTCCCCAAGCAAGTGCAGATGGCAGCTACACACATAGCCCGCAAGGCTGTGGAGCTGGACTTGGTTCCTGGCAGGAGCCCGATCTCTGTGGCAGCAGCAGCTATTTACATGGCTTCCCAGGCTTCAGCTGAGAAGCGAACACAGAAAG AAATCGGGGATATTGCTGGTGTTGCTGATGTTACAATCCGACAGTCCTACAGACTGATCTACCCTCGGGCTCCAGATCTCTTCCCTTCCGACTTCAAGTTTGACACCCCAGTGGACAAATTACCCCAGCTATAA